One window of the Clostridia bacterium genome contains the following:
- the pglX gene encoding BREX-1 system adenine-specific DNA-methyltransferase PglX — MNKNAIQKYAVWARNELIDQVKQRAYQYGISDKGYGDENASVIAGRVLSADEKRQRCEFVTLIKENGYQQAVEEVAYTWFNRFVALRFMEVNDYLPSHVRVFSDANGEFNPEILKEVLHLDLPELDKTKVSELLNANQTEELYRYLLLIQCNALNAALPEMFGKLGSYTEMLLPNNILKQDSVLARLVKDIPEEDWRDAVQIIGWLYQYYNTEPKQAVFDGLKKNIKITKDKIPAATQLFTPDWIVRYMVENSLGRLWVERCQVESGLDSTYMNGSYFGWKYYIEEAKQTPEVAERLRFLRSQSPVKSPEDIRLIDPCMGSGHILVYAFDVLMQIYEIEGYNPRDAAKLILEKNLYGLDIDRRAYQLAYFSLMMKARQYNRRIFTEDVKPQVYRPTGFLDGEEYGSLVKVESIPPRPVEKPGQLSLEDTAYALQLNAWNFKRLLAQKYDVVVTNPPYMGGRGMGAKLSKFVKKNYPDSKSDLFAVFVEKCGELLNATGYQAMITQHTWMFLSSYEKLRGKLIHRDIVNMTHLGARAFEEIGGEVVQTTAFVLSKRNIADFEASYVRLVDYNSQQAKEKAFLSGTNRYTAIKENFEKIPGCPVAYWVGDNIISAFTFGSNFGDAVKFCVGISTADNNRFLRYWHEIRNSDFAMPVETTDEVKRDKKWFPFNNGGETKRWYGNNFLVINWENDGREIKATGRASIRNKDYYFQAGFTWSDVSTGRIGLRQFSFGHIFSTAGLCVFGHENLNFVVAFLNSVVSKALLEILCPSIHFNIGDLAKIPILEYSLYRLRIDSLVGKSVTVSRADWDAFETSWDFKAHPLVAFRLAGASAWGDNEPVRRISSAYKAWEMLADGRFQTLKANEEELNRIFIDIYGLQDELTPEVEDKDVTVRRADLGREVRSLISYAVGCMFGRYSLDVEGLAYAGGDWDAGKYRSFIPDKDNILPICDDEYFDDDIVARFTEFVRVVYGAETLEENLEFIADALGGKGTPREVIRNYFLNDFYKDHGKTYQKRPIYWLFDSGKKNGFKALTYLHRYSRDLLAKLRTDYVHEQQERYRTQLTHIAAALNTATGPERARLLKQQDKLTEQSREIGVYEEKVHHLADMNIAMDLDDGVKKNYGIFADVLAKI; from the coding sequence ATGAACAAGAACGCCATACAAAAATATGCGGTATGGGCTCGGAACGAGCTAATCGATCAAGTGAAGCAGCGCGCCTATCAATACGGCATCAGCGACAAAGGCTACGGCGACGAAAACGCATCAGTTATAGCCGGGCGTGTGCTGTCGGCAGACGAGAAGCGGCAACGCTGTGAGTTTGTCACGCTGATAAAAGAGAACGGTTATCAGCAGGCTGTTGAGGAAGTGGCGTACACTTGGTTCAACCGCTTTGTTGCCCTGCGCTTTATGGAGGTCAACGACTATCTGCCTTCCCACGTTCGTGTGTTCTCCGACGCGAATGGCGAGTTCAACCCCGAAATCCTGAAAGAGGTTCTGCACCTTGACTTGCCGGAGTTGGACAAGACGAAGGTGTCTGAGCTGCTGAACGCTAACCAAACCGAGGAACTCTACCGTTACCTCTTGTTGATACAGTGCAACGCACTAAACGCTGCTCTGCCGGAGATGTTCGGGAAACTGGGAAGCTACACCGAAATGCTCCTGCCAAACAACATTCTCAAACAGGACAGCGTACTCGCCCGCCTTGTGAAGGATATTCCCGAAGAAGACTGGCGCGATGCTGTGCAGATTATTGGGTGGCTATACCAGTATTACAACACCGAGCCGAAGCAAGCCGTGTTCGACGGCTTGAAGAAGAACATAAAAATCACGAAAGATAAAATTCCTGCCGCGACGCAGCTTTTCACACCAGACTGGATTGTACGGTATATGGTGGAGAACAGCCTTGGTCGGCTGTGGGTCGAACGCTGCCAAGTTGAATCCGGCTTGGATTCAACCTATATGAACGGCAGTTACTTTGGTTGGAAGTACTACATTGAGGAAGCCAAGCAAACGCCAGAAGTCGCAGAGCGTCTACGCTTTCTACGTTCGCAGTCTCCCGTGAAGTCGCCGGAGGATATTCGCCTAATCGACCCGTGCATGGGCAGCGGCCACATACTGGTTTACGCTTTTGACGTGTTGATGCAGATATATGAGATTGAGGGCTACAATCCCCGTGACGCGGCGAAGCTGATACTCGAAAAGAACCTCTATGGTCTAGACATCGACCGCAGAGCTTATCAACTTGCCTATTTCTCGCTGATGATGAAAGCGCGGCAGTACAACCGCCGCATTTTCACCGAGGACGTAAAGCCGCAGGTCTACCGCCCTACGGGATTCCTGGACGGCGAGGAATACGGCTCACTCGTGAAAGTGGAGTCGATACCGCCGAGGCCTGTTGAAAAACCAGGGCAGTTGAGCCTTGAAGATACCGCCTATGCTCTGCAACTCAATGCTTGGAACTTCAAGCGTCTTTTGGCGCAGAAGTACGACGTTGTAGTAACCAACCCGCCGTATATGGGCGGTAGGGGTATGGGCGCGAAGCTATCTAAGTTTGTGAAGAAGAACTACCCTGATAGCAAGAGCGACCTTTTCGCCGTGTTTGTTGAGAAGTGCGGCGAACTGCTGAATGCCACGGGCTATCAGGCGATGATTACGCAACACACTTGGATGTTCCTGTCGAGCTATGAGAAACTGCGCGGCAAGCTGATTCATCGCGACATCGTTAATATGACGCACCTCGGCGCAAGGGCGTTTGAAGAAATCGGCGGTGAAGTCGTGCAGACGACCGCCTTCGTGCTGTCAAAACGCAATATCGCCGACTTTGAGGCGAGCTATGTCCGCTTGGTGGATTACAACAGCCAACAAGCGAAAGAGAAAGCGTTTTTGTCCGGTACCAACCGCTACACCGCAATAAAAGAGAACTTCGAGAAGATACCCGGCTGCCCTGTGGCGTATTGGGTGGGGGATAATATTATATCAGCGTTCACTTTTGGAAGTAACTTTGGTGATGCTGTAAAGTTCTGTGTAGGTATATCAACAGCCGACAACAATAGATTTCTACGGTATTGGCACGAGATAAGAAATTCCGACTTTGCAATGCCTGTCGAAACAACAGATGAAGTTAAACGTGATAAAAAGTGGTTTCCTTTTAACAATGGTGGAGAAACGAAACGATGGTATGGTAATAATTTTTTAGTAATCAACTGGGAGAATGATGGCAGGGAGATAAAAGCGACTGGTAGAGCGTCAATCCGAAACAAGGATTACTATTTTCAAGCTGGTTTTACATGGTCAGATGTTTCAACAGGGAGAATAGGACTAAGACAATTCTCATTCGGCCATATTTTCTCGACGGCAGGATTATGTGTTTTTGGTCACGAAAATCTGAATTTCGTTGTTGCATTCCTTAATAGTGTTGTTAGTAAAGCGTTGTTGGAAATTCTTTGTCCTTCGATTCACTTTAATATCGGAGACCTTGCCAAAATTCCTATATTAGAATATTCCCTGTATAGGTTAAGAATCGACTCGTTAGTTGGTAAAAGCGTTACTGTCTCCCGTGCCGACTGGGATGCGTTTGAAACCTCGTGGGACTTTAAGGCTCATCCGCTCGTTGCCTTTCGACTCGCGGGAGCATCCGCTTGGGGTGACAACGAACCAGTTCGTCGGATTAGCTCCGCATATAAAGCGTGGGAAATGCTAGCCGATGGTCGTTTTCAGACCCTCAAAGCCAACGAGGAAGAACTCAACCGCATATTCATTGACATCTACGGTTTGCAGGACGAACTCACGCCAGAGGTTGAGGACAAGGACGTAACCGTGCGCCGCGCCGATTTGGGGCGAGAGGTTCGCAGTCTAATCAGCTACGCCGTGGGCTGTATGTTCGGACGGTACTCGCTCGACGTGGAGGGGCTTGCCTACGCCGGCGGCGACTGGGATGCGGGCAAATATCGGTCGTTTATCCCCGACAAGGACAATATCCTTCCCATCTGCGACGATGAATATTTCGATGACGACATTGTGGCACGGTTCACGGAGTTCGTCCGTGTGGTCTACGGTGCGGAAACCTTGGAGGAGAACCTGGAGTTTATCGCCGACGCGCTCGGAGGCAAAGGTACTCCGCGCGAGGTCATTCGTAACTACTTCTTGAATGATTTCTACAAAGACCATGGCAAGACTTACCAGAAGCGCCCGATTTACTGGCTGTTCGACAGCGGTAAGAAGAATGGCTTCAAGGCCCTGACCTACCTACACCGCTACTCGCGTGACCTGCTCGCCAAACTGCGGACGGATTATGTCCATGAACAGCAGGAGCGTTACCGCACACAGCTTACGCACATCGCCGCCGCTCTGAACACCGCGACGGGACCGGAGCGCGCACGGCTGCTCAAACAGCAGGATAAACTGACAGAGCAGTCGCGTGAAATAGGAGTGTATGAAGAAAAGGTTCACCACCTCGCCGATATGAACATCGCAATGGACCTCGACGACGGCGTGAAGAAGAACTACGGGATTTTCGCCGACGTTCTTGCGAAGATATAG
- a CDS encoding ATP-binding protein: MRGYITIEELLNAPEGEHFEFKEAKTRFDSNEAARYCCALSNWGGGKFVLGISDKRPRQVVGSNAFDQPERTRQGLMDKLRVRVDFDTLEQDGKRVLVFDVAGRPLGLPVQVDGIAWWRDGDSLVPMPEDVRRRIYDETGFDFSGSVCPGASIKDLGENAINAFRSKWAEKSGSSRVKNLSAEQLLIDCEAISGGGVTYAALALFGTRAALGKYLPQSEIVFEYRSSDASGPAQQREEFRVGFFACYDRIWELINLRNDKQHYQDGLFVFDIPTFNERVVREALLNAVSHRNYQFSGSVFVRQYRDRLVVESPGGFPTGVTLDNILDRQSPRNRRIAEILALCGLVERSGQGMNLIYELSIKEAKSLPDFRGTDDNFVTITLNGLVLDRKMLSLINKIGNERLEAMATDDFLVVNALFHEKPLSDTLRLRTKRLIELGLVEHVSRNKFVLARSLYEATGKSGVHTRLSGLDRDTNKELILKHIRKNGENGTPFKELEQVLPSHSKNQIKVLMRELKQSDQVYVVGKTSSAKWFAR; this comes from the coding sequence ATGCGGGGATACATCACGATTGAGGAACTGCTGAATGCTCCCGAAGGCGAGCATTTCGAGTTCAAGGAAGCAAAAACGCGCTTTGATTCAAACGAAGCCGCGAGATACTGCTGCGCCCTGTCAAATTGGGGCGGCGGCAAGTTCGTGCTTGGCATCAGCGACAAACGTCCACGCCAAGTGGTCGGAAGCAACGCCTTTGACCAGCCGGAGCGCACTCGCCAAGGCTTAATGGATAAGCTGCGCGTCCGCGTGGACTTTGATACTCTTGAACAAGACGGCAAGCGCGTACTGGTATTCGATGTGGCGGGTCGTCCGTTAGGTCTGCCCGTTCAAGTGGATGGTATTGCTTGGTGGCGCGATGGGGACAGCCTTGTTCCGATGCCGGAGGATGTGCGCCGCAGGATTTACGATGAAACGGGCTTTGATTTTTCGGGTAGTGTCTGCCCCGGCGCAAGTATTAAAGACTTAGGCGAGAACGCAATTAACGCTTTCCGTAGTAAATGGGCTGAAAAGAGTGGCAGCAGCCGCGTTAAGAACCTGTCAGCGGAGCAACTGCTCATCGACTGTGAGGCAATATCGGGCGGTGGCGTGACCTATGCGGCATTGGCGTTGTTCGGCACACGCGCCGCACTCGGAAAGTATCTTCCGCAATCTGAGATAGTGTTTGAGTACCGCTCGTCGGATGCTTCGGGTCCGGCACAGCAACGTGAAGAGTTCAGGGTGGGCTTTTTCGCCTGCTACGACCGCATATGGGAGCTTATTAACCTGCGGAACGACAAACAGCATTATCAAGACGGTTTGTTCGTCTTTGATATACCGACGTTCAATGAGCGTGTCGTGCGCGAGGCCCTGTTAAATGCTGTCAGCCACCGCAACTACCAGTTTAGCGGAAGCGTGTTCGTCAGGCAGTATCGCGACAGGCTTGTTGTCGAGAGCCCCGGTGGGTTCCCGACTGGTGTGACGCTCGACAATATCCTTGACAGGCAATCGCCACGCAACCGTCGTATCGCCGAGATACTTGCGCTCTGCGGTTTGGTCGAGCGTTCGGGTCAAGGTATGAACCTGATTTACGAGTTGAGTATTAAGGAAGCAAAATCGCTCCCCGACTTTCGCGGCACGGACGATAACTTCGTCACCATTACGCTGAACGGTTTGGTGCTTGACCGAAAAATGTTGTCGCTGATAAACAAAATCGGCAATGAACGACTCGAAGCTATGGCGACCGACGATTTTCTTGTAGTGAACGCCCTGTTCCATGAGAAACCGCTGTCTGACACCCTGCGGCTGCGCACCAAACGGCTGATTGAGTTAGGCTTGGTTGAACACGTCAGCCGTAACAAGTTCGTATTGGCTCGCAGTTTATACGAAGCCACGGGCAAGTCAGGCGTTCATACTAGACTTTCGGGTTTGGACCGCGATACGAACAAGGAGTTGATCCTGAAACACATTCGCAAGAACGGCGAAAACGGCACGCCCTTCAAAGAGTTGGAACAAGTTCTGCCAAGTCATTCGAAGAACCAGATAAAGGTGCTGATGAGAGAGTTGAAACAAAGCGACCAGGTTTATGTTGTCGGCAAAACCTCGTCAGCAAAGTGGTTCGCAAGATGA